TCCCCATAACCCTGATCGTCCGACATGATGAGGACGATATTCGGCCTGGCGGGTTCCGCGCTCCACAACTGCTGCGCAGAGAAGCACGCGACGGCCATCACACCTTTGAGCAGCATTTTGCCGTTCATGAATCCCTCAGGTTCAAAACAATCCCGCAGATTGCTGAGTTTGCAGAAAAGCGAAAGTCGATGTGGGGCGACGCGCCGCAGCCCGCCGCCCCACAGTCGAACTCACACACTCCAACGCATCTCATGAAAGTGTGGCGTCGATACTCCGTCACACTTCCCCGTGCCGGGGCTACTTCCCCCATAACGCGGGAACGTTGCTTCGATTCCAGTCGTCCCACGCTGTCTGCAGTCGGGCACGGATCTCGGGATGTTGCTCGCTCAGATCGTGTGCCTCGGAAAGATCGTCCTGCAGATTGACCAGCCGGGTCGCGAATGCTTCCTTGGCCTTACCTGCATGCACGAGCTTCCAGTTGCCTGATCGAACAGCCCACTGGTCGCCGTAGCGCCAGAAAAGAAATTCATGCGGCGCTGCAGTCGTCTCCCCCTTGAGTAGGGGCAGGAGATTCACACCGTCGAGCGGATGGTCAGACGAAGCAGGGATCTTCGCCGCAGAGAGCGCCGTTGCCAGCAGATCGAGAGAGATCACCGGTTGATCGAGAACGCCGCCAGCGGGTAACGAGCCTGTCCAACGGATCAGGAATGGCGAACGGATCCCTCCTTCCCACAGCGTCGACTTTGATCCCTGAAATGGAGTATTGAGCGACCCGTTGCCTGTCGGCGCGCCATTATCGCTGAGGAAGATCACCAGGGTGCGTTCGTCCTGCCCGGTCTCTTTCAAAGTTTTGAGGATGCGGCCAACATCCGCGTCCATGAGAGACATCGCCGCGAGAAACTTGCGACGTTTGACTTCAGCAGTTCCTGAGAACCGGTCTTCCACTCCATTCGGCAAGTCCATCGGCTCATGCGGAGTGAGAAACGCAGTGTAGAAGAACCACGGTTCAGACTTATGCGAGTTGATGAACTGACAAGCCGACGCGGCGATGCCGTCGTCAACATAGGCTTCGTCCGACTGCTCCGGTTTCCCGTTATGGCTGTAGGGCAATTTTGGATGGGGGAGCTTTTGCGCGCCGGCGAAATGGTACGAATCTTGGAATCCTCGAGCGTTCGGAGTGAACTGCGTCATCTGCGTGTTGCCGAGATGCCATTTGCCGGCATGCCCTGTGACATACCCTGCGTTCTTGAAATAGACAGGCCACAGTTGTTCTTCCACCGGCAACCCGACAGGCCCGCGATCCGCCATCGGATGATTGAGTTCGTGACCGAATCGAGTCTGGTAGCGCCCTGTGAGCAGGCCGGCGCGGCTCGGACTGCAGACCGGAGCGGAGACGTAGGCATTCGTCAGCCGCACCCCGTCTTTGGCGATGGAATCGATGTTAGGAGTCGGCGCGTCGATCGATCCCTGCACGCCGAGATCAGCCCAACCCATGTCATCGACGATCATGACCAGAATGTTTGGCCGCGAGGGAACCTGAGCCTGAACGCGTTCCACGGACAGGGCGCTGGCCGCGACAACGGTCAGTACCGCCAGCCACTTCCGAAGGGGAACCTTCGCGAGAACGCTCCATCCAAAAATTGTGCCGCTCTCGATCATGATGCTCGCTTACCGTTCTGCGCGGAATGCCTGTCACTTTGAGATGCAGGGAGCGGCCTGATTATTTCGAGAGAAGTTCAAAATTGATTTCGTTCTTTCCGGATTTCACGCTCGCGGTCAGCGTGGTTTTCGAGTTGTATTTCGCCGGGATCTTTTCCACGAACGGAATTTCGATCCCCTTCTCGTTGTATTCCTTCTTGGCGAAGAACGAAGTGATTCGCACCTGATACTCGCCGGGCGGCGCGCCTGCGACGTCGCTGGTGAATGCCAGACGGTATTGGCCCGAACTCGTTGTCTTACCAGAACAGTTCCGTCCCGCCTCAAGCGGCACGAATTCGACGACGGCGTCACCCAGTGCACTGCCATCGAGCGTTACAGTCCCCTGAACCTCAGCCAGTTCAGGCAGGCCCTTTCGATCCGGAGAGCAGCCGGCGAGTGCTGCAAACACTGCGAGCACTGTCACTGCATTCCACGCCTTCATATCAGCACCTTTTCAGAGTTTTTGTTCAGATTTTTTCAGAACGCCGGAAGATGGCCGACGGAATCAGCCCACGTCTGGCCAGACCTTCGGCTGAGAAATCTGTTTGGGAGGACGGGCCCTGCGACTCTCCACATTCAGAGCCGACCAGCGCAGCGACCTCAGTTACTTGCGATTTGAAGTTCGCAAATCGAAAGCTCCGCAGACGGACGCGGCGATGTCCAATCAGGAACATCGCCGCGTCGTCACGACCGAATTGTGGACATGCCGACTCTAGAATTCGCCGAGGACGTTGCCGTCGTTGCGGCTGCACAGGCTGCTGAAGGTCGACGGATAGAAGGTGAACTTGTTCGGGGAGTTCACATGCTGCACGTTCTGCGAAATGAATCGCACCGAGCCATCGAGCAGCACAAAGTGCGCTCCTCCCGTGTGGGCACTACTGAAACCGTACTGGCAATCGCTGGTCGCTCCTGCCCCGACTGGCGAGTTGAGCACGACATGGCCGTTGGCCAGCACGCCAGACAGCCGGTCGGAATTGTTCTGGTTATTGGCTTCATGGGTGCCAAACACGTTGGCGGCGCCGCAGGGAAGAGCTCCGCTGGTCGGTGAGGAGAGTTCCCACACTCTTTCACCGAGTGCGATCGTGTTGCTCATGCCGTCGGTGATGGCTTTGAAGCGGACTCGGGAGTTTTCATGGAACACCGCGCCGGCCTTGTCGGCTTCGGCGCTGGTCAGCACGAATCGACCATTCAGGTTGCCGACCACGGCCCCGTTATTGGCAACATAGTTCGAGGTGGAAGTCGGAACCTGGCGGCCGGCTCCACCGCCGGGCGTCGGGACTGGATTCGCCTTGAACAGCTCGTTGACGCTGTTGATTTCCGGAGCAAAATCAGACGGGCAGCGATACACCGGCAGCGTCGTTCGCAATGCCTTGACCAGGTCGGGATACAGTTCGAAGTCAGCCGCCTTGGTCAGCGTCACGCTCCCCACCTGGAGCTGATTGTAGAGAGAGCTCTGCTCCACATACGGCAGCAGATAGGCGCCCCAGCCCCAGGCAGAACTGTTATTCCCATTCTCCGCCGGTGAGACCGAGCCCCACTGTTCGACATGCCCGGGAGGCAGCGTGCCGTACACTTCGGCGTAGTTGTGCAGGGCCAGGCCCAACTGTTTCAGATTGTTTTTGCACTGGCTCCGGCGAGCCGCTTCCCGAGCCTGTTGTACGGCCGGCAACAGCAAGGCAATCAGGATGGCGATAATGGCAATCACGACCAGCAATTCGATCAGTGTGAACGCCCGAACACGTCTTGTAAGATTTTTCATTGGATAGGCCTCCTTCGCGCAAGTACCGACAGAAATGAATGTTATCCGCATTCGAATAAACACTACCATGTTTGTCGTGAATCTATCGACGCATCGCACGCGAGTCAATATCCCAAATTGTTCTTCTCGGAAAATTTTGCCCAAGCCCCCGTCGCACGGGGCTGGCAGGCGACCAAAGCACGGTCCACCTCAAGAGACGAAAACGCCTGATGTCGCCGATAGTTACACTGCCGACTGGTAGCTCAGTCGGGCGGCGAGAAATTGCTCCAGAATGCAGGCGATGGCCAGAGCCACCAGCAGGAACCAGCGGACCTCTGAGCCGGGCGACTCGCTGCGAATCCACTCGAACGAACCGGCCTGCTGAATCTTGACGTTCGTCTCCGGCCCCAGCTCACGGAGCAGCGCGTCGTCATCGGCCAACTGCAACGAGCCTTCAATCGATGGGACGTTCATCGCGTACAGACGGCGGCTCGCCTGCTGGTCCTGTCCCAAGAGCGTCACGCCGTACACGCCTGGCTCGTCAGTTTCGCGAAACGCCGCATGCAACTGCGAGCCATCGGCGTCTCCATTGCCTGTTTCCCGCGACGCCTGCAGGCGTGTCACCTGATCGTCAGGCGTCAGGATTTCCAGTTCCGGCTGATAAACCGTCTGGCTGAAGTCGATCTCGATGGGCGTGCCTGTCGCCAACTGCGGAAAGGCGCGATCCTTCCGGATCATCCGCTTCGCCAGGTCGAGCTGCAGCACCACAAAACTGAACCCGGCCGGACCGTTGGCCCAATTGGACCAGTTGACCCCTTCAGGATTCACCAGCGGACCTGCCGATGTGAGACAGGTAAAGATATGCCCCGCGCCATATTTCTGCTCGCACATCAGCGGCTCGTTCCCCAGACGTGCCAGAATCTGCACGTCACGGGCGATGCTCGGCTGCTGCGGCGCATCGGGGGCCACCGGATACAGCAGGTTGATGAACACCTGATCCAGAATCGGAACTTCCTGCTGCTTGAACATCGTGAACAACGGATCGGCTTCAACCTCGATCCCCGAGCGGGGCTGGGAGGGGTCGGTCCTTTCGATCAGCAGCGGTGCCATCCCCAGCCGCACAGGGAACAGGCCTCCGTCGGGTGAAAACAGCTTCTCGTTGTAGAACGCCGGACGAACCGCATCTCCCATGTACCAGATCAGCCCGCCTCCTTCGCGGACATATTTCTCGAGCGCCGCGACCGCATCCGGCGCGAGTTCCGGAACATTGATCAGATAAATCAGGTCGTAATTGTCGAGCGCCACCCGTCGCAGGTCTTCAACCGATCGCACATCGGGAGCAAAGCCGGTGACCGAACGATCGGCGGCGAGAGCATCAGCAATATACGTTGCCTGTTCGGCGGCAGGCGAGCCATCCACGATCAGCACCGGATTCTCCACCGGCACATCAACCGCCAGAAACCGCTGGTTGTCAGCGTCGAGGGCATCGTCCGCGAGCGTCATTTTCACAGTGTGCGGCTGCGCGGAGTCAAAGATCACGTCAAAACGCCGCGTGGCAGTTTGACCCGGCGGAATCGTTTGAAAATCGATCGTCCGCGGGAGACGAGCCCCATCAATGAAGATCGAACCGCTCACGTTTTGTGCGGCGCGAGTCCCCCAGTTGCGGACACAGGCCGACAGCGAGACCGGCACGCCGGCTGCCGCAACTTCCACTGCTCCGCCGAGGTCGTCAATGCCGAGGTTCTCATGCCCCTCATCAACGCTCCGCACCAGATTGACCCCAATCTTCGCCCCTTCGAGCGACTTCAAGGCTGCAATTGCCGCCTTGTTATCGATCCAGTTGGCGCGGCGGAAATCTGACAGGACATGCACCGTCCGCACGGTCGAACGTTCTTCAATCAGTCGTCGATGGACCGCTTCCAGCACCTTGGCCGGATCGACCGTCTGATGCGAACAGGGCATCGTCGCCAATCGTTCGGTCAACTCGGTCAACAGCGGTTCATCCACCACGCGTTCGCTGAAGCCGGAAACCACTCGATCAGGGTCTGACATCAACATCAGACTCAGCATCTGGGTGCCGGGCCGTCGTGCCCCTTCGGCGGCAATTCTCCGGACTGTTTCCTGGGCGACATCGAAAGCGGTCCCCTCGTTCACGCGATCCCGCATCGAGGCCGAGTCATCGATCACGACGATGTGATGCGTTCTGGCCCCTTGAAACAAGGACATCTGCTGCGGATTGAGAATCAGCCGCGCCATCAGCGCGACGATCAGAATCACCATGCTCAACCGCAGCAGCAACAGCAGAATCTGCTCGAGCAGAATCCGGCGTCGACTGCGGCGCTGGCTCGCCAGCAAAAACTCCATCGCCGCAAACCGCACCCGTCGATACCGCATCCGGTTGATCAGATGGATGATGATCGGGGCCGACAGCAACAGCAGGCCTGGCCAGAACAGGGCCGGGTTCAAGAAGTGCTGCAGGATCCAGGAGGACATAAGCGCTGCGATGAACAGGGAAAAGGAATTTCGTGCAGTGTAATGGACCGCACCAGCCCCGTCTGCCGAACTTCCCCGGAAATCCAGACGGGTGCGACGATCCCGGATTCTTTCCCTGGCCCCTTCCGCCTTGCCTCCAATTGGCCGCAGATTCATTTTCGCAGTACGGCTTCACAGTTTCGGCAGGGAATCCATCGTCCCTGCTGCGGCCCGTGAGAAAGAACGCAACCGCGAGTAGATCCCTTGCATTGGCTGAATCGAAGCGGAAGGCGCTACGTTACCGTGAACATGCGTGCTTATAGTGGCAGCCAGTTCGTTCTCTTAACGAGCGAGGGCCGCATGAGTCTCACTGCTGAACCATTTCGGACGTTCTCTACTCCCGAGGGAACGCCGCTTCCGCTGTACATAGTTCGCTTTGATCGCAATGGCGTCTGCACGTCGCCTCAGGCGCGGTCACAGTTGCTCGAAGCCGTTAAGCAAGGCGGCTTCACGGACATTTTTCTCTTTTCACACGGCTGGAACAACGACTTCCCCACTGCCCTGGCAAGCTATGAAGGCTTTATCCAGGGCTATTCGGAGATGCGTCGCAGCCGAGGCCTGACCGCCCCGCCCGGATATCGACCACTGGCCATCGGGATCTACTGGCCGAGTGCGATTCTCTTGTTTGGCAGCGAAGCCGGACCACAAATTGCCGCGTCCCTGCCCGCTTCGTCCGCCGAAATGAGCGAGATCGAACTGCAGGATGAAATTGCCCGACAGCTTCCCGAGCAGAATCTTGAGCGATTCTATGCACTGTCTCAGTCAGACAAGTTGAATT
This genomic interval from Planctomicrobium piriforme contains the following:
- a CDS encoding sulfatase-like hydrolase/transferase; translation: MIESGTIFGWSVLAKVPLRKWLAVLTVVAASALSVERVQAQVPSRPNILVMIVDDMGWADLGVQGSIDAPTPNIDSIAKDGVRLTNAYVSAPVCSPSRAGLLTGRYQTRFGHELNHPMADRGPVGLPVEEQLWPVYFKNAGYVTGHAGKWHLGNTQMTQFTPNARGFQDSYHFAGAQKLPHPKLPYSHNGKPEQSDEAYVDDGIAASACQFINSHKSEPWFFYTAFLTPHEPMDLPNGVEDRFSGTAEVKRRKFLAAMSLMDADVGRILKTLKETGQDERTLVIFLSDNGAPTGNGSLNTPFQGSKSTLWEGGIRSPFLIRWTGSLPAGGVLDQPVISLDLLATALSAAKIPASSDHPLDGVNLLPLLKGETTAAPHEFLFWRYGDQWAVRSGNWKLVHAGKAKEAFATRLVNLQDDLSEAHDLSEQHPEIRARLQTAWDDWNRSNVPALWGK
- a CDS encoding carboxypeptidase-like regulatory domain-containing protein, which codes for MTVLAVFAALAGCSPDRKGLPELAEVQGTVTLDGSALGDAVVEFVPLEAGRNCSGKTTSSGQYRLAFTSDVAGAPPGEYQVRITSFFAKKEYNEKGIEIPFVEKIPAKYNSKTTLTASVKSGKNEINFELLSK
- a CDS encoding DUF1559 domain-containing protein; its protein translation is MKNLTRRVRAFTLIELLVVIAIIAILIALLLPAVQQAREAARRSQCKNNLKQLGLALHNYAEVYGTLPPGHVEQWGSVSPAENGNNSSAWGWGAYLLPYVEQSSLYNQLQVGSVTLTKAADFELYPDLVKALRTTLPVYRCPSDFAPEINSVNELFKANPVPTPGGGAGRQVPTSTSNYVANNGAVVGNLNGRFVLTSAEADKAGAVFHENSRVRFKAITDGMSNTIALGERVWELSSPTSGALPCGAANVFGTHEANNQNNSDRLSGVLANGHVVLNSPVGAGATSDCQYGFSSAHTGGAHFVLLDGSVRFISQNVQHVNSPNKFTFYPSTFSSLCSRNDGNVLGEF
- a CDS encoding BatA domain-containing protein, which gives rise to MSSWILQHFLNPALFWPGLLLLSAPIIIHLINRMRYRRVRFAAMEFLLASQRRSRRRILLEQILLLLLRLSMVILIVALMARLILNPQQMSLFQGARTHHIVVIDDSASMRDRVNEGTAFDVAQETVRRIAAEGARRPGTQMLSLMLMSDPDRVVSGFSERVVDEPLLTELTERLATMPCSHQTVDPAKVLEAVHRRLIEERSTVRTVHVLSDFRRANWIDNKAAIAALKSLEGAKIGVNLVRSVDEGHENLGIDDLGGAVEVAAAGVPVSLSACVRNWGTRAAQNVSGSIFIDGARLPRTIDFQTIPPGQTATRRFDVIFDSAQPHTVKMTLADDALDADNQRFLAVDVPVENPVLIVDGSPAAEQATYIADALAADRSVTGFAPDVRSVEDLRRVALDNYDLIYLINVPELAPDAVAALEKYVREGGGLIWYMGDAVRPAFYNEKLFSPDGGLFPVRLGMAPLLIERTDPSQPRSGIEVEADPLFTMFKQQEVPILDQVFINLLYPVAPDAPQQPSIARDVQILARLGNEPLMCEQKYGAGHIFTCLTSAGPLVNPEGVNWSNWANGPAGFSFVVLQLDLAKRMIRKDRAFPQLATGTPIEIDFSQTVYQPELEILTPDDQVTRLQASRETGNGDADGSQLHAAFRETDEPGVYGVTLLGQDQQASRRLYAMNVPSIEGSLQLADDDALLRELGPETNVKIQQAGSFEWIRSESPGSEVRWFLLVALAIACILEQFLAARLSYQSAV